The Christiangramia flava JLT2011 genome has a segment encoding these proteins:
- a CDS encoding LolA family protein, whose protein sequence is MKKLVLILAAIMAINVQAQSSQQAEKLLKEVTSKVQAYDNMVIDFKYSLDNTAENINQETRGDVSIKGNRYVLNLMGTTQLFDGQKIYTIIPEDEEINISSYSEEDGNSITPSKMFTFYQDGYNYQMDIKQNVKGREIQYVKLTPKDSNAEIKNILLGIDTQTKHIYNLIQTQDNGTKITITVKSFKTNQPLAKNLFTFDENRYSSYYINRLD, encoded by the coding sequence ATGAAAAAGTTAGTTTTGATCTTGGCCGCTATCATGGCCATCAATGTACAGGCCCAAAGTTCCCAGCAAGCTGAGAAATTGTTGAAAGAAGTGACCAGTAAAGTTCAGGCTTATGACAATATGGTCATAGATTTTAAATACTCCCTGGATAATACCGCAGAAAACATCAACCAGGAAACCCGAGGAGATGTAAGCATCAAGGGCAACAGATATGTCCTGAATTTGATGGGAACCACCCAGCTTTTTGACGGGCAGAAGATCTATACCATCATCCCGGAAGACGAAGAGATCAATATTTCCAGTTATTCCGAAGAAGATGGAAACAGCATTACACCTTCAAAAATGTTTACTTTTTACCAGGATGGATATAACTACCAGATGGATATTAAGCAAAACGTAAAAGGCCGTGAAATCCAGTACGTAAAGCTGACTCCTAAAGACAGTAATGCCGAGATCAAGAACATTTTGTTGGGTATCGATACACAAACCAAGCACATTTACAACCTTATCCAAACACAGGATAATGGTACTAAGATCACGATAACTGTAAAAAGCTTCAAGACGAACCAGCCTCTTGCGAAAAATCTGTTTACTTTTGACGAGAACAGGTACAGCAGTTACTACATCAATCGTTTAGATTAA
- a CDS encoding LptF/LptG family permease has translation MKILDRYILTSFLKTFFSVFIILMFIFVLQTIWLYIGELAGKDLDVEVILKFLLYFSPKLVPLVLPLTILVSSIMVFGAFAENYEFAAMKSSGISLQRAMRGLTVFIVFVSLVAYFFANNVIPAAEFKSINLRKNIAQLKPAMAITEGVFNDLGDFNIKVAKKSGENDRYLTDVIIHKKSPNGGNHTVIKAKSGELAGSTNSDVLSLILNEGNYYDEIMQSDYSKRARKPFMKSYFDEYVINIDLSNFNNVDLEDESYSNTDGMLKASELRESIDSFSVAYNTRMDQFRENMYSRSGLRTITRNFKPKDTTVAIGNSVLDQFNAYDGAQIANLALGTINSAKAHLSMKKQEFKNSTKQLNKFEIALHEKYVLSIACIVLFFVGAPLGAIIRKGGMGLPMVVAIVLFLTYHFIGIFAKNSAEDGSISPFVATWLSTWIMLPLGIFLTYRATTDQGLFIFGDISDAFRRLFKKGKFGKSKSDSE, from the coding sequence TTGAAGATCCTCGACCGGTACATACTAACCAGTTTTTTAAAAACATTCTTTTCGGTCTTTATCATCCTCATGTTCATTTTTGTACTCCAGACGATCTGGCTGTACATTGGTGAACTCGCAGGGAAAGACCTGGACGTAGAGGTGATCCTAAAATTTCTCCTCTACTTCTCCCCAAAGCTGGTGCCGCTGGTGTTGCCGTTAACCATTTTGGTCTCTTCCATTATGGTTTTTGGGGCTTTTGCGGAAAATTATGAATTCGCCGCCATGAAATCTTCCGGGATTTCCCTCCAAAGGGCCATGCGCGGTTTAACGGTTTTTATAGTATTTGTTAGCCTCGTTGCGTACTTTTTTGCTAACAATGTGATCCCGGCAGCAGAATTCAAATCGATCAATCTTCGGAAAAATATCGCTCAGCTCAAACCCGCCATGGCGATTACGGAAGGGGTTTTCAACGACCTCGGTGATTTCAATATCAAAGTGGCGAAAAAAAGCGGCGAAAACGATCGCTACTTAACTGATGTGATCATTCATAAGAAAAGCCCCAATGGTGGAAATCACACGGTCATCAAGGCGAAAAGCGGGGAACTGGCGGGAAGCACCAATTCTGATGTGTTATCCCTCATCCTGAACGAAGGAAATTATTACGATGAGATCATGCAGAGTGACTACTCCAAGCGTGCCCGCAAACCCTTCATGAAAAGTTATTTCGATGAATATGTGATCAATATCGATCTTTCCAATTTCAATAATGTGGACCTGGAAGACGAGTCTTACAGCAATACAGACGGGATGCTAAAAGCTTCAGAACTTCGAGAAAGCATCGATTCTTTTTCCGTCGCCTATAATACTCGAATGGATCAGTTCCGGGAAAATATGTACAGCCGCTCCGGGCTTCGAACCATCACCCGAAATTTTAAACCTAAAGACACGACGGTGGCTATTGGGAATTCGGTTTTAGACCAGTTCAATGCGTACGACGGAGCGCAGATCGCAAACCTGGCACTGGGTACGATCAACTCCGCGAAGGCTCACCTGTCTATGAAAAAACAGGAATTCAAGAATTCCACCAAACAGCTGAATAAATTTGAGATCGCGCTGCACGAAAAATATGTGCTTTCCATAGCCTGCATCGTTTTGTTCTTCGTAGGTGCGCCGCTTGGTGCGATCATCCGCAAAGGAGGAATGGGACTGCCTATGGTCGTAGCGATCGTTCTGTTCTTAACTTATCACTTCATCGGGATTTTTGCAAAAAACTCCGCGGAAGACGGAAGTATCAGTCCGTTTGTAGCTACCTGGCTTTCTACCTGGATCATGCTTCCGCTGGGTATATTTTTAACCTACCGCGCCACAACCGATCAGGGCCTATTCATTTTCGGCGATATCAGTGACGCCTTCCGAAGACTCTTCAAAAAAGGTAAGTTCGGGAAGTCCAAAAGTGATTCAGAATAA
- the ribB gene encoding 3,4-dihydroxy-2-butanone-4-phosphate synthase has product MAEVKSSNQYAIKLDSIKDAIDDIREGKVIIVVDDIDRENEGDFLAAAEKVTPEMINFMATHGRGLICTPLTEARCEELKLQMMVGNNTDPMETAFTISVDLRGKGVTTGISAADRARTIQALIDNDTKPHDLNRPGHIFPLKAKEGGVLRRTGHTEAAIDFARLAGFAPAGVIVEIMNEDGTMARLPQLLEVAKRFDLKVVSIEDLVAYRMQHDSLISKEEDFHIQTRFGDFRLRAYKQTTNSQVHIALTKGSWSPNEEVLVRMNSTQVNNDILGTLTNDADKKLDGMFRAINEEGRGAIVFINPANQSGNMLNRLSELKEGQKKGEMKAPPVKMDAKDFGIGAQILHDLEIHKIKLLSNSEHTKRVGMVGYGLEITEYVNY; this is encoded by the coding sequence ATGGCCGAGGTGAAGAGCAGCAATCAATATGCTATCAAATTAGACTCTATTAAAGACGCGATCGATGACATCCGTGAGGGAAAAGTGATCATTGTGGTAGATGATATTGATCGTGAAAATGAAGGAGATTTTCTGGCAGCTGCGGAAAAGGTCACCCCGGAAATGATCAATTTTATGGCCACTCATGGTCGCGGGCTCATTTGTACGCCTCTTACCGAGGCGCGTTGCGAAGAGCTGAAACTGCAAATGATGGTTGGTAATAATACCGACCCCATGGAGACGGCTTTTACCATTTCTGTTGACCTTCGCGGAAAAGGTGTCACTACCGGGATTTCTGCAGCAGATCGCGCCAGGACTATTCAGGCGCTCATCGATAACGACACAAAACCTCACGACCTTAACCGTCCCGGGCATATTTTTCCCTTAAAAGCAAAAGAAGGCGGAGTTCTTCGACGTACCGGTCACACCGAAGCTGCCATCGATTTTGCCCGGCTGGCCGGCTTTGCTCCTGCAGGCGTGATTGTAGAGATTATGAACGAAGACGGAACCATGGCTCGACTCCCACAATTACTGGAAGTGGCCAAGCGCTTTGACCTGAAAGTGGTATCTATTGAAGACCTGGTGGCATACAGAATGCAGCATGATTCATTGATCAGCAAGGAAGAAGATTTTCATATCCAGACGAGGTTTGGAGATTTCAGGCTGCGTGCGTATAAGCAAACCACCAATTCCCAGGTGCATATTGCGTTAACCAAAGGCAGCTGGAGCCCAAATGAAGAGGTTCTGGTTCGCATGAACAGCACGCAGGTGAATAATGATATTTTGGGAACACTTACCAATGATGCTGATAAAAAGCTTGACGGAATGTTCCGCGCGATCAATGAAGAAGGGCGCGGGGCCATTGTGTTCATCAACCCGGCAAACCAGTCGGGAAATATGCTTAACCGACTATCAGAATTAAAAGAAGGTCAGAAAAAAGGTGAAATGAAAGCACCGCCCGTTAAAATGGATGCTAAAGACTTCGGAATTGGCGCGCAGATCCTTCACGATCTTGAAATTCATAAAATCAAGCTGCTCTCTAACAGCGAACACACTAAACGCGTGGGAATGGTTGGTTACGGACTGGAAATTACAGAATACGTCAATTACTAG
- a CDS encoding NAD(P)H-dependent oxidoreductase, whose protein sequence is MSIDALKWRYATKKFDASRILPEEKINILKHTFNLTATSYGLQPLKMVVISNKELQARLKASSFNQKQVDTASHLLVICIEARVDEDFIRNYFQRVKHIRNVSDEILKPFREFLVDDFNSKAKKEIEAWAINQAYLALGTLLTVCAAEEIDACPMEGFEPNEYDQILNLSEKNLQSVLVLPVGYRAEDDEFSGFKKVRRPLDEVIIDID, encoded by the coding sequence ATGAGTATCGATGCATTGAAATGGCGCTATGCCACCAAGAAGTTTGACGCTTCCAGGATTCTCCCAGAAGAGAAAATCAATATTCTCAAACATACTTTTAATCTTACCGCCACTTCTTATGGGTTACAGCCGCTGAAAATGGTGGTGATCTCCAATAAAGAACTGCAGGCACGTTTAAAAGCCAGTTCCTTTAACCAGAAACAGGTAGATACCGCGTCTCATTTACTGGTTATTTGTATTGAAGCTCGGGTAGATGAAGATTTTATCCGGAATTACTTTCAGCGGGTGAAGCATATTCGGAATGTTTCTGATGAAATTCTGAAGCCTTTTCGGGAATTTTTAGTAGATGATTTCAATTCAAAAGCCAAGAAGGAGATCGAAGCCTGGGCTATCAATCAGGCATACCTGGCCTTGGGAACTTTGCTCACCGTTTGTGCTGCTGAAGAGATCGATGCCTGCCCTATGGAAGGTTTTGAGCCTAATGAGTATGATCAAATCCTGAATCTTTCGGAAAAGAACTTACAATCAGTACTCGTGCTTCCGGTAGGCTATCGTGCCGAGGATGACGAATTTTCCGGTTTTAAGAAGGTACGCCGACCACTCGATGAGGTCATCATCGATATCGACTAG
- a CDS encoding SanA/YdcF family protein, with translation MKRLKKLIIFLVIGLVMVIFAVLGLESIFLKETSSSIFRDFNEVPSRTTVIILGASVHANGDLSPILKDRVDTAIKLYKRGKVKNFLVTGDHRSEDYNEVSAMVNYLQENGIPKALIKTDHAGLDTYDSMYRAGKLFQVNDAVVVTQAFHLPRALFIANHLDLNYIGFAADQRAYQTEYRLKQREKLANFKALWEIALNKKPTTLKARLKSKN, from the coding sequence ATGAAACGCCTTAAGAAATTGATCATTTTTTTAGTGATTGGGCTAGTGATGGTCATTTTCGCTGTACTGGGACTGGAAAGCATTTTTCTGAAAGAGACCTCTTCAAGCATTTTCAGGGATTTCAATGAGGTTCCTTCCAGGACCACCGTGATCATTTTAGGAGCCAGCGTTCACGCAAATGGTGACCTTTCTCCCATCCTGAAGGACCGCGTTGATACTGCCATTAAACTATACAAACGAGGCAAAGTAAAAAACTTCCTGGTCACCGGGGACCATCGCTCTGAAGATTATAACGAAGTTTCCGCGATGGTTAATTACCTGCAGGAAAATGGCATTCCCAAGGCACTAATTAAAACCGATCATGCCGGGCTGGACACCTATGACAGTATGTACCGTGCCGGGAAATTATTCCAGGTGAATGATGCCGTAGTGGTAACTCAGGCATTTCACCTGCCCCGGGCTCTTTTCATTGCAAACCATCTGGACCTTAATTATATCGGTTTTGCAGCCGATCAAAGGGCTTATCAAACCGAATATCGCCTGAAACAACGAGAGAAACTAGCCAATTTCAAGGCTCTCTGGGAAATCGCACTGAATAAAAAACCCACTACACTCAAAGCCCGATTGAAAAGTAAAAACTGA
- a CDS encoding phage holin family protein codes for MIQWLIHVVIDAVVLLIAAKMMTSVELKGFKSAIIVALIIGVLSFLLSWLLTAILNIATLGLFYFLGLGFITRVIAYAIIIEIADKLSSDFKTHGFWPSLWLAIILAIVGGIVDAMIF; via the coding sequence ATGATTCAGTGGCTTATCCACGTGGTGATCGATGCCGTAGTTTTGCTGATCGCAGCAAAAATGATGACCAGCGTGGAATTGAAAGGATTCAAATCGGCAATCATTGTAGCGCTTATTATTGGCGTGCTCAGTTTTCTGTTAAGCTGGCTGCTAACGGCCATTTTAAACATCGCTACCCTAGGACTTTTTTATTTTTTGGGTCTCGGCTTTATTACTCGCGTTATCGCCTACGCGATCATTATTGAAATAGCCGATAAGTTGAGCAGTGATTTTAAAACTCACGGTTTCTGGCCTTCACTTTGGCTGGCTATTATCCTGGCGATCGTTGGCGGAATTGTAGACGCAATGATCTTTTAA
- a CDS encoding HAD family hydrolase, with the protein MIKLIVTDMDGTLLNDQHELHPDFWKIEEELTGKGVLFAIASGRQFYNLEAKFDRIKNRIMFFAENGTFVSYQGKELYVNPIERDSAIGFIEMGRKLDETYLVLCGKNSAYIETRDQEFIDEVSKFYERLEIVDDLTQVNDTILKVTLCNFNGVEDHTFPHFVNYTDRFKVAIAAKIFIDITAHDANKGDAIKGIQKELNISPEETLVFGDYLNDLEMMQVAHHSYAMKNAHPEIKEVSKFITEFDNNENGVLRTIESLGLV; encoded by the coding sequence ATGATAAAACTGATAGTGACCGATATGGATGGAACCCTGCTGAATGACCAGCATGAACTACATCCTGATTTCTGGAAAATTGAAGAAGAACTAACCGGCAAAGGCGTATTGTTTGCCATCGCAAGCGGTCGTCAATTCTATAATTTGGAAGCGAAATTTGACAGGATCAAGAATCGCATCATGTTCTTTGCCGAAAACGGAACGTTTGTTTCCTACCAGGGTAAAGAACTCTACGTGAACCCAATTGAAAGAGATTCGGCTATTGGTTTTATTGAGATGGGGCGAAAACTGGATGAAACCTATCTGGTTCTCTGCGGAAAAAATTCGGCCTACATCGAAACACGCGATCAGGAATTTATCGATGAAGTTTCTAAATTTTATGAAAGACTGGAAATTGTTGACGATCTAACACAGGTCAACGATACTATTCTGAAGGTGACGCTCTGCAACTTTAATGGAGTGGAGGATCACACTTTTCCTCATTTTGTTAATTATACCGACCGTTTTAAAGTGGCGATCGCCGCTAAGATCTTTATTGATATCACCGCACATGATGCCAATAAAGGGGACGCGATTAAGGGGATTCAGAAAGAACTGAACATTTCACCAGAGGAAACCCTGGTGTTTGGAGATTATCTGAATGATCTGGAAATGATGCAGGTAGCCCATCATAGTTATGCCATGAAAAATGCGCATCCTGAAATCAAGGAAGTGAGCAAATTCATTACCGAATTTGACAATAACGAAAACGGAGTACTCAGAACTATTGAAAGCCTGGGGCTGGTCTAG
- a CDS encoding L,D-transpeptidase, which yields MKTHTILPKFLILLILFTGCNPKPQVAEADASQKFEMANPVIKREPKDFRQELTYSIDSLKSKQDVDSLLNRYSEKELHAILALNRMDRNRLRPNTNLVIPECAASDFLDYSPLPSNIDFMACIPKAVLVSQRVQAFGLYENGELVQWGPVSTGKRSTRTPNGLNYGNYKARKKISTVDASWVMPYYFNFMNHEGIGTHQYALPGYPASHGCVRMYMDDAKDIYNWASMWELNKGKISKNGTPFIVYGEYDYNSDKPWYNLAENMKANDMTEEEVKLLKDYIWNYQHDPRNFETQLDTEEGMLASAQ from the coding sequence ATGAAAACGCATACTATACTTCCGAAATTTCTGATTCTTTTAATATTATTTACGGGTTGCAATCCCAAACCCCAGGTTGCTGAAGCAGACGCTTCTCAAAAATTTGAAATGGCAAATCCGGTAATTAAAAGAGAACCCAAAGATTTCCGACAGGAGCTTACCTATTCTATAGACAGTTTAAAAAGCAAGCAGGATGTAGACAGCCTTCTTAACAGGTATTCGGAAAAAGAACTCCACGCCATTTTAGCCTTGAACAGAATGGATCGAAATCGCCTGCGTCCCAATACCAATCTGGTAATACCGGAATGCGCAGCTTCTGATTTTCTGGATTATAGTCCGTTGCCTTCAAATATCGATTTTATGGCCTGTATTCCAAAAGCCGTTTTGGTGTCCCAACGAGTCCAGGCTTTCGGTTTATATGAAAATGGTGAATTGGTGCAGTGGGGTCCGGTAAGTACAGGTAAACGCTCTACCCGTACCCCTAATGGTTTGAATTATGGAAATTATAAGGCCCGAAAAAAGATCAGTACGGTTGATGCTTCCTGGGTAATGCCTTATTACTTTAATTTTATGAATCATGAAGGAATTGGTACACACCAGTATGCCCTTCCAGGTTATCCAGCCAGTCACGGTTGTGTGAGAATGTATATGGACGATGCAAAAGATATTTATAATTGGGCAAGTATGTGGGAGTTGAACAAAGGTAAAATCAGCAAAAACGGAACTCCATTCATTGTGTATGGTGAATATGATTATAACAGTGACAAGCCCTGGTATAATTTAGCTGAAAATATGAAAGCTAATGACATGACTGAAGAGGAAGTAAAGCTCCTGAAAGATTATATCTGGAATTACCAGCACGATCCTCGTAACTTCGAGACTCAGCTAGATACTGAAGAAGGAATGCTTGCGTCTGCGCAATAG
- a CDS encoding cation:proton antiporter: MDYFVIGSLLVSLAAIFGFINVKFLKLPNSIGLMLITIVFSLGVLGISVIDDTLLNAEKSIINSIDFETVLLDVMLSFLLFAGALHTNFEQLKVQRWPVLVFSTIGVLISTFLVGTASYFILQLLGMEVSYIYCLLFGSLISPTDPIAVLGILKKAGAPKKLEAKIVGESLFNDGVGVVVFLTLYRIASSGGEKIGPGHILELFGTEVLGGIIIGLLLGYITYRLMKSIDDYDVEVIITLAAVMGGTAVAHHYHFSAPLAMVTMGLIVGNDTVRASTMSEITETYVDKFWELMDILLNTILFVLIGMEMLVLSLEGHYVLAGLIAIPVVLLCRYASLLLPVQFFKRRLHFVPRTNLIMTWGGLRGGISIALALSLTDEMHRELFLVITYFIVVFSILVQGLTIGKLVEKLGVKAEN, translated from the coding sequence ATGGATTATTTCGTCATAGGAAGTTTATTGGTGAGCCTGGCCGCCATTTTCGGTTTTATCAATGTAAAATTTCTGAAACTCCCCAATAGCATCGGGTTGATGCTGATCACCATCGTTTTTAGCCTGGGAGTGCTTGGGATTAGCGTGATAGATGATACATTGCTAAATGCTGAAAAAAGCATTATTAACAGCATCGATTTTGAAACGGTCCTACTGGATGTAATGCTGAGCTTTTTGCTTTTCGCCGGAGCACTGCATACCAATTTTGAACAACTGAAAGTACAGCGTTGGCCGGTACTGGTATTTTCGACTATCGGAGTGCTCATCAGTACTTTCCTGGTGGGAACGGCTAGTTATTTTATTCTGCAGTTGCTGGGCATGGAAGTAAGCTATATCTATTGCCTGCTTTTTGGTTCGCTCATTTCCCCAACCGATCCTATTGCGGTCTTAGGAATTCTCAAAAAGGCCGGCGCTCCAAAGAAACTGGAAGCGAAAATCGTAGGAGAGTCATTGTTTAACGATGGAGTAGGAGTGGTGGTGTTTTTAACATTGTACCGCATCGCCTCTTCTGGCGGAGAGAAAATAGGCCCGGGCCATATCCTGGAGCTTTTTGGAACAGAAGTTCTTGGTGGGATCATTATCGGGCTGTTATTAGGATATATTACCTATAGGCTCATGAAATCCATAGATGATTATGATGTGGAAGTGATCATCACGCTGGCCGCTGTCATGGGCGGAACTGCGGTGGCACATCATTATCATTTTTCAGCACCACTGGCGATGGTTACCATGGGACTCATCGTTGGAAATGATACGGTTCGCGCCAGTACCATGTCTGAAATTACGGAAACTTATGTAGATAAATTCTGGGAGCTGATGGATATTTTGCTCAATACCATCCTTTTCGTTTTGATAGGTATGGAAATGCTTGTGCTAAGCCTGGAAGGTCATTATGTGCTCGCGGGACTCATAGCCATCCCGGTTGTATTGCTTTGTCGATATGCTTCACTGTTGTTGCCGGTACAGTTCTTTAAACGCCGACTCCATTTTGTACCACGTACGAACCTGATCATGACCTGGGGTGGGCTCAGAGGCGGAATTTCCATCGCTCTTGCTCTTAGTCTTACCGATGAAATGCATCGCGAACTTTTCCTGGTCATTACCTATTTCATTGTAGTATTTTCCATACTGGTACAAGGATTAACGATCGGTAAGCTGGTCGAAAAGCTAGGCGTGAAGGCTGAAAATTGA
- the trhA gene encoding PAQR family membrane homeostasis protein TrhA — translation MSIRPSTYHPREEKLNIISHAFGLVLSILALIFLVVRAVDEGGSSFIASFSIFGASMVLLYAASTFYHSATNFRIRYRLNILDHASIYVLIAGTYTPFALVTLSGFTGTLILVVIWAMALTGVILKLFFTGRYQLLSTIMYVVMGWVIVFAIKPLLANLSSEGLWWLFGGGISYTLGAVLFMLDRIPYNHAIFHLFVLGGSFCHFMAIYFHV, via the coding sequence ATGTCTATTAGACCTTCCACATATCATCCCCGAGAAGAAAAACTGAACATCATTTCGCATGCTTTTGGACTGGTATTGTCCATCTTGGCGCTGATCTTTCTCGTGGTTCGGGCTGTGGATGAGGGAGGCTCTTCTTTCATTGCTTCTTTCAGTATATTCGGGGCCAGCATGGTTTTGCTTTACGCGGCGTCTACATTTTACCATAGCGCTACCAATTTCCGAATACGATACAGGTTGAACATCCTCGATCACGCCTCGATATACGTGCTTATCGCCGGAACGTATACACCTTTTGCACTGGTCACTTTAAGCGGATTTACCGGAACTCTCATTCTGGTTGTAATCTGGGCCATGGCTTTAACCGGTGTGATTCTGAAACTGTTTTTCACGGGACGTTATCAGTTGCTTTCCACTATTATGTATGTGGTAATGGGATGGGTAATCGTTTTTGCCATTAAACCACTGCTGGCTAACCTTTCTTCGGAAGGGCTCTGGTGGCTTTTCGGAGGAGGGATCTCCTATACACTGGGTGCGGTGCTGTTTATGCTGGATCGCATTCCCTACAATCACGCCATTTTTCATCTTTTCGTACTGGGTGGTAGTTTTTGCCATTTTATGGCTATTTATTTTCACGTTTAA
- a CDS encoding serine hydrolase, protein MFQKHLFLFLIFISSISFSQEQETRVVKNQLYKDSLQPQSLHRYHIETDSAQFLFGRVNQLSVDVKLRIKDPKGKLLAEIDGPAAGPEIFSIYTSEKGNYVIEVIPFEEANGHYTFQLTKMEPIAATKEGKIDQLMMQYDNQDTPGAEVLVMKDGEILFKKAYGMANLSYNIPFKTNSVTNIGSTSKQFTAFAINLLAQQGKLSLDDNINKYFPEFPEFANPVSIRNLLSHTSGYRELLNTLSMTGRDLTSSLDRKMMLRLIENQPELQDEPGTAFNYNNTGYTILAALVNRITGQTFPEWMKEHVFNPLGMDHTVVRAHSQQVIENRTAGYTIGDKGDYIESQDMDGSMGAGGIYTTLDDLAQWIRNFLTHELGGEAIYKEMTTPFILKNGEALTYGQGLHIGSFRGQKIIEHGGADKAHRSMLMYFPDMDAAVITQSNNSGFKSEMAYKVAAIYFEDSFEAAEVPPTPIKNSEDKFVYDPAKFEALMGSYAMVEAPDFVLSFFREDDQLLTQATGQQKLELEPVSDSTFQVEKVNARLTFHLKEDGTAESLTLHQNGDHLARKLQEETEPVDLNQFTGRYFSEEIETVYTVKLKEGELFLFNYQLGKDVKLSAANQDIFKAGFPFSKIEFQRDDVGNITGFFGSNGRTRNVFFEKMKN, encoded by the coding sequence ATGTTTCAGAAACACCTGTTCCTTTTCCTCATTTTCATATCCAGTATTTCATTTTCCCAGGAACAAGAAACACGAGTAGTGAAAAACCAACTATATAAAGATTCCCTTCAGCCTCAATCACTGCATCGCTATCATATTGAAACTGATTCTGCTCAATTTTTATTCGGAAGGGTGAATCAGCTAAGCGTAGATGTCAAACTAAGAATCAAAGATCCCAAAGGCAAGTTGCTGGCCGAAATCGACGGTCCGGCAGCAGGTCCTGAAATTTTCAGCATCTATACTTCGGAAAAAGGCAATTATGTCATCGAGGTAATCCCTTTTGAAGAAGCCAATGGTCATTATACTTTTCAGCTGACTAAAATGGAACCAATCGCAGCCACAAAAGAAGGAAAGATTGACCAGCTGATGATGCAATATGACAATCAGGATACTCCCGGGGCTGAAGTCTTGGTGATGAAAGATGGTGAGATTTTATTCAAAAAAGCCTACGGCATGGCAAACCTTTCCTATAATATACCGTTTAAAACTAACAGTGTAACCAATATTGGCAGCACTTCCAAGCAATTTACCGCGTTCGCCATCAATCTTCTCGCTCAGCAGGGAAAATTGTCGCTGGATGACAATATCAATAAATATTTCCCGGAATTCCCGGAATTTGCAAATCCTGTAAGCATTCGGAATCTTTTAAGTCATACCAGTGGTTACCGCGAATTGCTGAATACGCTTTCCATGACCGGCCGGGACCTTACTTCTTCACTCGACCGAAAAATGATGTTGAGACTGATCGAAAACCAACCGGAATTACAGGACGAACCGGGAACGGCTTTCAATTATAACAATACGGGCTACACCATTCTTGCAGCTCTTGTTAATAGAATTACAGGCCAGACTTTCCCCGAATGGATGAAGGAACATGTTTTCAATCCTCTTGGAATGGATCATACGGTGGTACGCGCACATTCTCAGCAGGTCATCGAAAACCGAACCGCGGGTTACACCATAGGCGACAAGGGGGATTACATTGAAAGCCAGGACATGGATGGTTCGATGGGTGCAGGCGGTATTTACACAACCCTGGACGACCTGGCTCAATGGATTCGTAATTTTCTTACTCATGAACTCGGCGGTGAGGCGATTTATAAAGAAATGACCACCCCGTTTATCCTGAAGAACGGCGAAGCCCTCACTTATGGACAGGGTCTTCATATTGGTAGTTTCCGGGGGCAGAAGATCATTGAACACGGCGGCGCAGACAAAGCTCATCGTTCCATGCTGATGTATTTTCCCGATATGGATGCTGCGGTGATCACGCAGAGCAACAATTCCGGTTTTAAGAGCGAAATGGCTTATAAGGTCGCGGCTATTTATTTTGAGGATTCTTTTGAGGCTGCGGAAGTTCCTCCTACGCCAATAAAAAATTCGGAAGATAAATTTGTATATGATCCCGCAAAATTTGAAGCGCTCATGGGCAGTTATGCCATGGTGGAGGCTCCAGATTTTGTTCTTAGCTTTTTCCGCGAAGATGATCAACTGCTTACACAGGCTACGGGACAACAAAAGCTGGAACTCGAGCCAGTTTCAGATTCGACTTTTCAGGTCGAAAAAGTGAATGCCCGTCTCACCTTCCACTTAAAAGAAGACGGAACTGCGGAATCGCTTACGCTGCATCAAAATGGCGATCACCTCGCCAGGAAATTGCAGGAAGAAACCGAACCCGTGGATTTGAATCAGTTTACCGGAAGGTATTTTTCCGAGGAGATCGAGACGGTTTATACGGTCAAACTGAAGGAGGGCGAACTCTTTCTATTCAATTATCAGCTGGGTAAGGATGTGAAACTTTCCGCAGCCAATCAGGACATTTTCAAGGCGGGCTTCCCATTTTCAAAAATTGAATTTCAACGGGATGATGTGGGAAACATTACAGGTTTTTTTGGTTCAAACGGCCGCACACGGAATGTATTCTTTGAAAAAATGAAAAACTAA